The following proteins are co-located in the Macadamia integrifolia cultivar HAES 741 unplaced genomic scaffold, SCU_Mint_v3 scaffold2527, whole genome shotgun sequence genome:
- the LOC122066689 gene encoding uncharacterized protein LOC122066689 — protein sequence MEHEDFVRVVALSWSEWVSGSPILVLTSKLKRLKRDLKSWVRTAFPNLDEDLECAKKTLSQIHDQITSKGMNDHLFALEADAKTGLVKALKNHEKIWAEKARIRWLKAGDRNSNFFHLLVKMRSNKNTFRALKKPDGTIVEGHNQIEEYIMDFYERFHRVAPTSNHEDLLDNIPKVLNQMDCYKMDYIPGNEEIRRAAWELDLDSSPGPDGFSGAFFCKCWDMVEVEVCNTVRQFFGTGSMPNGANNNFLVLIPKVDGANTLDRFRPLCIGNFFCKIISKVIAMRLETLLPRLIPEEESAFQKGKMIHDNISVASVIANLMFSASKGGGLGLKIDIRKAYDTISWSFIFQRVVKPGSEQESPTDQWPKRLQPISGPRGVTTPGHILFTDDIFIFTNASLRYVNALKAFLMKYQDFSGQCISLKKSKLFLGKIALARKETIADTLGIQICTFQTHYLGVEIFKGRVKKEALLPVMDKVKGRLAGWKGNLLSLAGRTELVRSVIVGIPNHSFAIYWWPSSLLSIMERWMRNFIWTRETETSRKITVKWDSLCKPKEEGSLDIRRLRDTNKAMLCKLA from the exons ATGGAACATGAAGACTTCGTCAGAGTTGTGGCTTTGTCCTGGTCTGAATGGGTCTCTGGATCCCCTATCCTTGTTCTCACTTCTAAATTGAAGCGGCTGAAAAGGGACCTAAAATCCTGGGTGAGAACTGCCTTTCCTAACCTTGATGAAGACCTAGAGTGTGCGAAGAAGACTCTGAGCCAGATTCATGACCAGATTACAAGCAAAGGGATGAACGATCATCTATTTGCTCTGGAAGCTGATGCGAAGACGGGATTGGTGAAAGCCTtgaaaaaccatgaaaaaatcTGGGCTGAAAAGGCGAGAATCAGGTGGTTGAAAGCCGGTGATAGGAACTCCAATTTTTTTCACCTTTTAGTCAAAATGAGAAGCAACAAAAATACATTCAGAGCGCTCAAGAAGCCGGATGGGACCATTGTGGAAGGGCATAATCAGATAGAGGAATATATTATGGACTTTTACGAGAGGTTCCATAGAGTCGCCCCCACATCGAATCATGAGGATTTATTGGATAATATTCCAAAAGTTCTAAATCAGATGGACTGCTATAAGATGGACTATATTCCTGGGAATGAGGAAATAAGGAGGGCAGCTTGGGAGCTCGACCTGGACAGCTCACCAGGCCCTGATGGATTCTCTGGTGCATTCTTTTGCAAATGCTGGGATATGGTGGAAGTGGAGGTTTGCAACACAGTGAGACAATTTTTTGGCACAGGGTCTATGCCAAATGGGGCGAATAATAATTTTCTAGTATTGATTCCAAAGGTGGATGGTGCAAATACGCTTGATAGATTTCGGCCTCTTTGTATAGGCAACTTCTTCTGTAAAATCATATCCAAAGTTATAGCGATGCGCCTTGAGACTCTCCTCCCTCGTCTGATCCCAGAAGAGGAGAGTGCCTTTCAGAAGGGGAAGATGATCCACGACAACATATCTGTGGCTTCTGTGATTGCAAATTTAATGTTCTCTGCAAGCAAAGGTGGGGGCCTTGGACTTAAAATTGACATAAGGAAGGCTTATGACACTATTTcttggtcttttatttttcag AGGGTTGTCAAACCTGGTTCAGAGCAAGAGTCTCCAACCGATCAGTGGCCCAAGAGGCTCCAACCGATCAGTGGCCCAAGAGGCGTTACTACTCCTGGTCACATTTTATTCACAGATGATATATTCATCTTCACCAACGCCTCCTTGAGATATGTTAATGCTCTGAAAGCCTTCTTGATGAAGTATCAGGACTTCTCAGGCCAATGCATCAGCTTAAAGAAAAGTAAGCTTTTCCTAGGAAAAATAGCTCTAGCTCGCAAGGAGACTATTGCTGATACCCTTGGAATTCAGATATGCACCTTCCAAACTCACTACTTAGGAGTTGAAATATTTAAGGGTAGAGTGAAGAAAGAGGCTCTGCTTCCTGTGATGGACAAGGTGAAGGGTCGTCTAGCGGGTTGGAAAGGAAATCTCTTATCTTTGGCTGGCAGAACAGAGTTGGTTAGATCAGTCATTGTAGGTATCCCTAACCATAGTTTtgctatttattggtggccatctTCCCTTTTGTCTATAATGGAAcgatggatgagaaacttcatTTGGACGAGGGAGACTGAAACTTCTAGAAAAATTACTGTTAAATGGGACTCCCTTTGCAAGCCTAAAGAGGAAGGCAGTTTAGATATCAGGAGACTCCGAGATACCAATAAAGCTATGTTGTGCAAGCTTGCTTAG